GGGCACTGGGCACTGGGCACTGGGCACTGGGCACTGGGCACTGGGCACTGGGCACTGGGCACTGGGCACTGGGCACTGGGCACTGGGCACTGGGCACTGGGCACTGGGCACTGGGCACTGGGCACTCAAGCATTCACCGACCACCGCGACCCCTGCGGCGTGTCCTCGACGGTGATGCCGCGGGCGGCGATCTCGTCGCGGATGGCGTCGGCGGTGGCGAAGTCGCGGGCCTTGCGCGCCGCCTGCCGCGCGGCGATGCGCTCCTCGACCCACTCGGTGAGCTCCGACCCCACCGCGCACTCGCGCTCGGCCAGCTCCACGAACGCGAACACGCGGTCGATGCGCTCGAACGCGTCGAGCGCGGCGTGCTGCTCGGCCTCGCTGATCGGCCGCGTGCCCAGCGTCTCCAGCCGCTGGTTGACCGCGCCCACCAGCTTGTGCAGCTCGGAGAGCGCCACGCTGGTGTTCAGGTCCGCGTCCATGGCCTCGGTGAAGCCGGCCAGCACCTCGTCGACCACGGGGTGCAGCACCGGCTCGTCCGACGGGTCGGGGTCGCGCACGGCCGGGTGCGCGCGCAGGCGGTTGCGCGTGCCGCGGATGCGGCGCACCGCCTCGGCCGCCGCCTCGAGCCCGGCGAAGGTGAAGTTCAGCTTGCTGCGGTAGTGCGCGGAGAGGAACAGGTAGCGGATGGCCGACGGGTTCACCCCGCGGTCCACCAGGTCCTGGAGGTTGAAGATGTTGCCGGTGCTCTTGGCCATCTTGTCGCCCTCCAGGAGCAGGAACTCGCCGTGCAGCCAGTAGCGCACGAACGGCTTTCCGGTGGCCCCCTCGCTCTGGGCGATCTCGTCCTCGTGGTGCGGGAAGACCAGGTCCACCCCACCCAGGTGGATGTCGAAGGTCTCGCCCAGCTCGTCCATGCTCATGGCCGAGCACTCGATGTGCCACCCGGGGCGCCCGCGGCCCCACGGCGTGTCCCACACCGCGCCCACCTGCTCGTCCTCGGGCTTGGCCCCCTTCCAGAGCACGAAGTCGCGCACGTCGTCCTTCTCGTACTCGTCGGCCGACACGCGCTCGCCGCGGCGGCCGGCCGAGACGTCGACCCGGCTGAGCTTGCCGTAGCCGGGGAACTCGGAGATGTCGTAGTACACCGAGCCCTCGGCCACGTAGGCCAGCCCGCGCTCCTCCAGCCGGCGGATGATGTCGACCATCTGCGGCACGTAGTGCGTGGCGCGGGGATACGCGTCGGCGCGGCGGATCCCCAGCCGCTCGAAGTCGCGGAAGAGCGCGTCGACGAACGGCTGCGTGTAGTCGTCGAGCTTCACCCCGTCGCGCAGTGCGCCGCGGATGGTCTTGTCGTCCACGTCGGTGAGGTTCATCACGAACTTCACCCGCAGGCCGCGGAACTCCAGGAAGCGGCGCAGCGTGTCGGCGAAGAAGAAGGTGCGCAGGTTGCCGATGTGCGGCGGCGCGTAGACGGTGGGGCCGCAGACGTACACGCCCGCGTGCCCCTCCACCAGCGGGGTGAACTCTTCTTCCCGTCTCGTCAGCGTGTTGTAGAAGCGGATCGGCATCGGTCCGGCGTGTCCTTTCAGGCAATGCTGGGTCGGCCCCGGCGCGAACGTGCGCCGCGGAAGGTCAGGATCGGGGGGCCGACCTACATCGCCTGCTAAGCCTCTTCATCGTCCGTGGCCGTTTCGCCGTGGTGGTGCGGCGCGGTGCCCAGGGACCCCGCGCCCGTCTCCTCGTCCGTATCCCCCGCCTCTTCCTCGCCGGCGGCGCCGGCGGTCAGCTCCAGCGTCTGCGGCGGGGGGGTGCTCCCGTCCCACACCAGCTTCTGGTGCGGGAAGGGAATCTCGATCTCTTCCTGGTCGAAGCGGCGCTTCAGCCGGCGCCGGAGCTCGCGGGCCACGTCCCACTGCTTGAGCGGGAGCGTCTTGGCCATCATGCGGATGGTGACGGAGCTCTCGCCGAAGCTCTCGACCCCCGGGACCTCGACCGGCTCGACCAGCAGCGGCCGCCACTGGTCGTCGTCCCACAGCTCGCCGCCGACGGAGCGCATCACCTCCATCACCCGGTCGACGTCCTCCTTGTAGGCCACGCCCACGTCGAGGACCACGCGCGACCAGGTGCGGGTGAGATTGCTGACCTTCTTGATCTCGCCGTTGGGAACTATGTGCACGACGCCGTGCACGTCGCGCAGGACGACGACCCGCAGCGTCATCCGCTCCACCGCGCCGCTCACCCCCTCGATGCGCACCACGTCGCCCACGGCGATCTGGTTCTCGATGAGGATGAACAGGCCGCTGATCACGTCCTTCACCAGCGACTGCGCGCCGAAGGAGATGGCCAGCCCCACCACGCCGGCGCCGGCAAGGAGCGGACCCAGGTCCAGCCCCACGGCGCTCATCAGCATGAACAGGAAGATCACGAAGATGATCACCCGTCCCACGCTGCGCAGCAGCCCCACCAGCGTGCGCGTGCGCTGCTCGCTGACGGTGAGCGCCCCCGGCTGCGGCGTGCCCAGCGACTTCTCGATGCGGCGGATGACCAGCCGCAGCACCCACCACAGCACGAACGCCACCAGCACCGCGCCGGCGATGCGCAGCGCCGACCCCAGCAGCACCTCGGGGTTCAGCAGGTCGCGCGGGCGCGTGGGCTCGCGGCGCGCGGCCTCACGGATCGCGGCGACGAGCGAGTCCGCCCGGGGGAGCGGTGGCGTCTGGAACATCGGGCACGGGCTGCGGGCGGTTCAAGGGCGGCCGGTGCGCCGCTGCGCCGGGATTCTGCCCGCGGCGGCGGGGCGTGTCAAGCAAACAGCCGGAAAAATCCGGCTCGTTCGAGGGATTGGACTTTCCGCGTGACACACGAGAGACGTCATCCTGAGGCCGGCCAGACCAGTGCCGCGTCTGCACCGTAAGCTGCAGGCCGAAGGATCTATCACCGCGTCCGCACGATCATCCCCGATCCGCGCCGTTGGCCGGCGGCAATGCAGCGAAGGTGCGACGAGCGGGCTATGTGCATGCCGCGGCGATAGATCCTTCGATCGGCGCGCGAATTCGGCGCGGACGACGATTCGGTGCGGCGCCTCTCTCAGGATGACGTGTTTCGGATGCGACATAACGAACTGTGCCTACCCAACGCGAGCGGGCGGGCCCGCGCCGGGCCCGCCCGCTCGTCACCGTCCGCAAGGCGACGGTCAGCGGAGCACGCGCAGCTCCCGGATCTTCCATCCCCCCTGCTCCCACTCGGCGCCCACGTAGACGGTGCGGGTCTCGCTGTCGCTGACGCCGCGCGGGCGGCTGGTCCAGCTCAGCTCGCCGAAGCCGCGCACCGGCTGCCCGCCCGAGATGGCCACCTGCGTGGAGCGCACGCCCACAGTGGCGCGGTCGCGGAAGAGCTCGCGGAGCGCGGCGGCCACGTGGCGCGCCTCGACGGCCTCGGCCTGGCCGTTCCCCAGGTCCAGCACGATGCGCCCGTCCGCCGGCGCCAAGCCGGTGATCCCGCCCGCGTCGCCCGCGGCCCACATGCGCGCGACGGACGAGACGAAGCCCTCCAGCGGCGCGGGGCGCTGCGCGGCCAGCGCGCGCGGCGCCAGGAGCGCGAGGGTACAGAGCAGGAAGATGCGGATGCGGTTGCGGATCATCGGTATCGGAAGCGGCAGGTCGAATCGTCCAGAGCCTGTAACCCGAAGGCCGAGCACGCGTTCCGCTGATCGTAGCAGTGCGGATCAGATTCGGAAAGCACGCCGGCGAGGTCGTCGATGGGCACGAACGCAAATGCCGGCCCGCCGCGATCCTCCCGTCCGCCAATCACCCGCGATGCGAGTCGCCGCGCGGGTCATCATCATCTCCCGCAAGCAGATGCGTCATCCGGAGCGAACGACCGTTCGTCACTCCCCGACGCTGCCGACCGCCCTCTCACGGTGACACCCGCGCCGCATGTTCACCCTCTCACCGAAGCTCTTTCTCCTCGCTGGCCGCGCCGGTATCGTGGGATCTCCTCTCGTTCCCGATCTCCATCCGATCCCGCCAAAGCCACCATGGGCATCTTCGATTTCCTGCGGAGAAAAGTAACACCGCCTCCCGCGGCGCCTCCCCCTCAACCGCCACCATCCCCCGCCCCGGCGGAGCGAGCCGCGGTGGGCGCGGTGTTCGCGCAGCTCGAGGCGCTGCGGCGGACGCCGATGGTCGCCCAGATCGGCGGGTTCCGCCCGTCGGAAGCGCCGCACACGTCGTGGATCGGCCACGCCTGCGCGCCGCGCGGCGAGGGGCTGCCGGAATGGAACGGGCGGCCGCTCTATCCCGTCCTGCAGATCAACACCTCCGAGCTTCCCTCGGTCCCGCGCGCGCTGGAGGGCACCGCGGTGCTCGCGCTGTTCATGGACCTGGACGACCTTCCCTTCGACCGGCCGCACGGCGACGGCTGGGTGATCCGCGAGTACGCGTCGGAGGACGGGCTGCAGCCGGTTCTCGCGCCCGCGGGCGCCGCGGGGCCGCGCGCGTTCCCGATCCGCTGGGCCGCCGGCGATCCCGAGGGACCCTCCTGGGACGACGCCTTCGACCTCGTCGACCTGGACTCCATCGGGGCCGACGACGCCGTGGCCGACGAGTTCCACGACCGCTTCGGCAACTGGCCGGGGACGAAGGTCGGCGGATATCCGTCCGCCATCCAGCACGAGGTCGGCCTCGCGGACTACGTGTTCCAGGTCGGGAGCGAGGAGAAGGCGCAGTGGGACTGGGTGGACAGCGGCATAGCCTACTTCTTCAAGTCCGCGGACGGCGAGTGGCGCTGGGCGTGCCAGTTCTGCTGATACCAATTCCGAGGATTCAGCGTGTTCCGACATCCTCAAAGAATGGCTCACACGGAGGAAACGGAGGTAACGGAGGAACTGAACGCGATCGGAGTCCCTCCGTTTCCTCCGTTCCCTCCGTGTGAGATTCTTCAGTTCAGGAACATGGGAATACACGATAAATCCTGCGAAACGGTATGAGTCCATTCTCCCTGGCGGCTCACGCCAGCTCCACCGTCCGCTCGACCCCGATC
This genomic interval from Longimicrobium sp. contains the following:
- the cysS gene encoding cysteine--tRNA ligase encodes the protein MPIRFYNTLTRREEEFTPLVEGHAGVYVCGPTVYAPPHIGNLRTFFFADTLRRFLEFRGLRVKFVMNLTDVDDKTIRGALRDGVKLDDYTQPFVDALFRDFERLGIRRADAYPRATHYVPQMVDIIRRLEERGLAYVAEGSVYYDISEFPGYGKLSRVDVSAGRRGERVSADEYEKDDVRDFVLWKGAKPEDEQVGAVWDTPWGRGRPGWHIECSAMSMDELGETFDIHLGGVDLVFPHHEDEIAQSEGATGKPFVRYWLHGEFLLLEGDKMAKSTGNIFNLQDLVDRGVNPSAIRYLFLSAHYRSKLNFTFAGLEAAAEAVRRIRGTRNRLRAHPAVRDPDPSDEPVLHPVVDEVLAGFTEAMDADLNTSVALSELHKLVGAVNQRLETLGTRPISEAEQHAALDAFERIDRVFAFVELAERECAVGSELTEWVEERIAARQAARKARDFATADAIRDEIAARGITVEDTPQGSRWSVNA
- a CDS encoding mechanosensitive ion channel domain-containing protein yields the protein MFQTPPLPRADSLVAAIREAARREPTRPRDLLNPEVLLGSALRIAGAVLVAFVLWWVLRLVIRRIEKSLGTPQPGALTVSEQRTRTLVGLLRSVGRVIIFVIFLFMLMSAVGLDLGPLLAGAGVVGLAISFGAQSLVKDVISGLFILIENQIAVGDVVRIEGVSGAVERMTLRVVVLRDVHGVVHIVPNGEIKKVSNLTRTWSRVVLDVGVAYKEDVDRVMEVMRSVGGELWDDDQWRPLLVEPVEVPGVESFGESSVTIRMMAKTLPLKQWDVARELRRRLKRRFDQEEIEIPFPHQKLVWDGSTPPPQTLELTAGAAGEEEAGDTDEETGAGSLGTAPHHHGETATDDEEA
- a CDS encoding DUF1963 domain-containing protein, whose amino-acid sequence is MGAVFAQLEALRRTPMVAQIGGFRPSEAPHTSWIGHACAPRGEGLPEWNGRPLYPVLQINTSELPSVPRALEGTAVLALFMDLDDLPFDRPHGDGWVIREYASEDGLQPVLAPAGAAGPRAFPIRWAAGDPEGPSWDDAFDLVDLDSIGADDAVADEFHDRFGNWPGTKVGGYPSAIQHEVGLADYVFQVGSEEKAQWDWVDSGIAYFFKSADGEWRWACQFC